From Methylopila sp. M107, a single genomic window includes:
- the parC gene encoding DNA topoisomerase IV subunit A, which yields MSELAPPPEDGVLPVDLRSALEERYLAYALSTITQRALPDVRDGLKPVHRRVLWAMRELKLDPGAAFKKCARVVGDVMGKYHPHGDQSIYDALVRLAQDFAQRWPLVEGQGNFGNVDGDNAAAMRYTEARLTEVARLLLDGLEENAVDFRATYDGLEQEPIVLPSAFPNLLANGSQGIAVGMATSIPPHNVTELVRAARVLLADPNAETEALLEHVLGPDFPTGGVIVDSASVIAESYRTGRGSFRTRARWSVEDLGRGTWVVVITEIPYGIPKSRLVERIAELINERKMPLVVDVRDESTDVIRLVLEPRARQVDPVVMMESVFKLTELETRIPINMNVLVKGQTPMVLGLKDALRHWLDHRREVIQRRSQHRLDAIVRRLEILDGLLIAFLNVDEVIRIVRQADDPKADLMKAFDLTELQADSILNMRLRSLAKLEEIEIRREHEKLTKEGEELRGLLGSEAKQWKRVGKELDGLEKAFGPDTALGKRRTSFEAPPSATAADVADAFVEREPVTVVISEKGWIRALKGHVADVSGLAFKADDKLKFAFPTETTAKILIATSNGKAFTLEASKLPGGRGTGEPIRLMVDFDDGADIVAAFAHKAGRKRLVVTSEARGFLISEDQLLSSTRKGRQVVNLDDKARLLLFAVADGDTVAIVGQNRKLLLFPISQVAEMARGAGVRLQRYKDGGVSDAKVFSLAEGLSFTTNGGVARLVKGEELRDWLGNRAEAGRLPPHGFPKSNRFGG from the coding sequence ATGAGCGAACTAGCGCCTCCGCCCGAAGACGGCGTTCTTCCCGTCGACCTCCGGTCGGCGCTGGAGGAGCGCTACCTCGCTTATGCGCTCTCGACCATCACGCAGCGCGCGCTCCCCGACGTCCGCGACGGGCTGAAGCCCGTCCACCGCCGCGTGCTGTGGGCGATGCGCGAGCTGAAGCTCGATCCCGGGGCCGCGTTCAAGAAATGCGCCCGCGTCGTCGGCGACGTGATGGGCAAATACCACCCGCATGGCGACCAATCGATCTACGACGCGCTGGTGCGGCTCGCGCAGGACTTTGCGCAGCGCTGGCCGCTGGTCGAGGGGCAGGGCAATTTCGGCAATGTCGACGGCGATAACGCCGCCGCCATGCGCTACACCGAGGCGCGCCTCACCGAAGTCGCGCGCCTTCTGCTCGATGGGCTCGAAGAGAACGCGGTCGACTTCCGCGCGACCTATGACGGCCTGGAGCAGGAGCCGATCGTCCTGCCGAGCGCGTTCCCGAACCTGCTCGCGAACGGCTCCCAGGGCATCGCGGTCGGCATGGCGACGTCGATCCCGCCGCACAACGTGACCGAGCTGGTGCGCGCCGCGCGCGTGCTGCTCGCCGACCCCAACGCCGAGACCGAGGCGCTGCTGGAGCACGTTCTCGGACCGGACTTTCCGACCGGCGGCGTGATCGTGGATTCGGCCTCGGTCATCGCCGAGAGCTACCGGACGGGCAGGGGCTCGTTCCGCACCCGCGCGCGCTGGTCCGTCGAGGATCTGGGGCGCGGAACCTGGGTCGTCGTGATCACCGAAATCCCCTACGGCATCCCGAAGAGCCGGCTGGTCGAGCGGATCGCCGAGCTGATCAACGAGCGCAAGATGCCGCTGGTGGTCGACGTCCGCGACGAGTCGACCGACGTGATCCGCCTCGTGCTGGAGCCGCGCGCCCGCCAGGTCGACCCGGTCGTGATGATGGAGTCGGTGTTCAAGCTCACCGAGCTCGAGACCCGCATCCCGATCAACATGAACGTGCTGGTCAAGGGCCAGACTCCCATGGTGCTCGGCCTGAAGGACGCTCTGCGCCACTGGCTCGACCATCGCCGCGAGGTCATCCAGCGCCGCTCGCAGCACCGGCTCGACGCCATCGTCCGCCGCCTCGAGATTCTCGATGGGCTGCTGATCGCGTTCCTCAATGTCGACGAGGTGATCCGCATCGTCCGGCAGGCGGACGACCCGAAGGCCGATCTGATGAAGGCCTTCGACCTCACCGAGCTGCAGGCCGACTCGATCCTCAACATGCGGCTGCGCTCGCTGGCGAAGCTCGAGGAAATAGAAATCCGCCGCGAGCACGAGAAGCTGACCAAGGAAGGCGAGGAGCTGCGCGGCCTTCTCGGCTCCGAGGCGAAGCAGTGGAAGCGCGTCGGCAAGGAGCTCGACGGGCTGGAAAAGGCGTTCGGCCCCGACACAGCCCTGGGCAAGCGTCGCACCAGCTTCGAGGCGCCGCCGTCGGCGACCGCAGCCGACGTCGCCGACGCCTTCGTCGAGCGCGAGCCGGTCACGGTGGTGATTTCCGAGAAGGGCTGGATCCGCGCGCTGAAAGGTCATGTGGCGGACGTCTCGGGCCTCGCCTTCAAGGCCGACGACAAGCTCAAATTCGCCTTCCCGACCGAGACGACCGCCAAGATCCTGATCGCGACCTCGAACGGCAAGGCCTTTACGCTCGAGGCGTCGAAGCTGCCGGGCGGGCGCGGCACCGGCGAGCCGATCCGGCTCATGGTCGATTTCGACGACGGCGCCGACATCGTCGCCGCCTTCGCGCACAAGGCGGGGCGCAAGCGCCTCGTCGTGACGAGCGAGGCGCGCGGGTTTCTGATTTCCGAGGACCAGCTGCTGTCGTCGACCCGCAAGGGGCGGCAGGTCGTCAACCTCGACGACAAGGCGAGGCTGCTGCTGTTCGCGGTCGCCGATGGCGACACGGTCGCGATCGTCGGGCAGAACAGGAAGCTGCTGCTGTTTCCCATTTCGCAGGTCGCCGAGATGGCGCGCGGCGCGGGCGTGCGCCTGCAGCGCTACAAGGACGGCGGCGTCTCCGACGCCAAGGTGTTTTCGCTCGCCGAGGGGCTGAGCTTCACGACCAATGGCGGCGTGGCTCGGCTTGTGAAGGGCGAGGAACTGCGGGACTGGCTCGGGAACCGCGCCGAGGCCGGCAGGCTGCCGCCGCATGGGTTCCCGAAGTCGAATAGGTTCGGGGGGTAA
- a CDS encoding arginyltransferase, with amino-acid sequence MTAHSRDTPQFYLTAPSPCPYLKGQFERKVFTHLVGEQAATLNDLLTHGGFRRSQTIAYRPACESCRACVSVRVRVDEFVWTKAFRRNRAVNRDLVRADIGTTPTSEQYSLFRAYLDRRHSDGGMVDMTVLDYATMVEDSHVRTGLVEYRRRGPDTAINGKGQGPLIAVALVDRLSDGLSLVYSFYDPEQSERGLGTHVILDHIEQARKLGLPYLYLGYWVDGSPKMDYKRRFRPQEFLSPGGWVLREGE; translated from the coding sequence TTGACGGCCCATTCGCGCGACACGCCGCAGTTCTACCTGACCGCCCCTTCGCCCTGCCCCTACCTCAAGGGCCAGTTCGAGCGAAAAGTCTTCACGCACCTTGTCGGCGAGCAGGCGGCGACGCTGAACGACCTGCTGACGCATGGCGGCTTCCGCCGCAGCCAGACCATCGCCTACCGCCCCGCCTGCGAGAGCTGCCGCGCCTGCGTCTCGGTGCGCGTGCGGGTCGACGAGTTCGTGTGGACCAAGGCGTTCCGCCGCAACCGCGCGGTCAACCGCGACCTCGTCCGCGCAGACATCGGGACGACGCCCACCTCCGAGCAGTATTCGCTGTTCCGCGCCTATCTCGACCGCCGCCATTCCGACGGCGGCATGGTCGACATGACGGTGCTCGACTACGCAACCATGGTCGAGGACAGCCACGTCCGCACCGGCCTCGTGGAGTATCGCCGCCGCGGTCCGGACACCGCGATCAACGGCAAGGGACAGGGGCCCCTGATCGCGGTCGCGCTGGTCGACCGGCTCTCGGACGGGCTGTCGCTGGTCTACTCGTTCTACGACCCCGAGCAGTCCGAGCGCGGCCTCGGCACCCACGTCATCCTCGACCATATCGAGCAGGCCCGGAAGCTCGGCCTGCCGTACCTCTACCTCGGCTACTGGGTCGATGGCTCGCCGAAGATGGACTACAAGCGGAGGTTCCGCCCGCAGGAGTTTTTGAGCCCCGGCGGATGGGTGCTGCGCGAGGGGGAATAG